GTTCATAGAATAAAACGTGGCGTGAGATAAATTTACGTGTGGTAGCTAACTCAAGACAAATATAACCCTTATGAAGTTTACTATACCCAAGAAAAACACATCTAGAGGAACGAGGAGCTAATTTATGAGGAGCATAAGGTTTGAACCAAGGATAGCACAAAGAACCAAAAACCCTTAATTCATCATAATTTGGTTTATCTTTAAACAAAACCTCAAAAGGTGTTTTATTGGTATGAGAAGATGGCAATCGATTAATGGTGTAAACAACAGAATCAAAAGCATAACTCCAATATGAAAAAGGAACCGAAGCCTGATTTAACAAAGCCCGTCCTAACTCAACGATATGTCTGTGCTTTCGTTCAGCACACCCATTTTGTTCTGGTGTGTGGGGACATGAAACCCTATGTGTGATACCATTGTCTAATAAATATTTGTGTAAAGACTGATATTCCCCACCCCAATCAGATTGGAAACTCTTAATTTTCAACCCAAAATATCGTTCTAcaagatttttaaaatgaacAAAAATGGAGAACACATCAGATTTCTGCTTCATAAAATAAACCCAGCAATACTTACTGAAATGATCGAAAAACAAAACATAATATCTAAATCCATCAACAGAAACCACAGGGGATGGTCCCCAAACATCCGAACAAATCAACTCTAATGGTTTGGTAACATTATGATGGGAATTAGAAAAGGGCAATTTGTGTGATTTACTCACACTACAGGAATGACAATAATCAAAAGAACTATTGGAATCAAAAGCTATCTTGTTTGCTCTAAGAACATTCTTAACAACTTTGACATTAGCATGCCCAAGACGATTATGCCAAAGAGAGATAGATGCTGAAAACGCCTTAGGAGAGAAAGACCTAACAGACTGCATTGGAAAGAAGTACAACCCATCCTTACTCCGGCCTTGGTAAAGTACCTGTCTCGTGGGGATATCCTTCACAAAATAATaatcaggaaagaattcaagAGAAGTGTTATTTTGAGCAGTAAAGGCAGAAACAGATAGCAAATTATTCTTAATAGCAGGTGAATAAAGAACATTATTAAGAGTAAAATCTCTGCCATTTATTGACGTAACAGAGGACCCAACAGAATGAAGTGGAAGAGTTTTACCATCAGCTATAGTGAGAGCAGTATTGTCTGTAACAGGCTGAGGATGATGGATGTTCTCTTGATTCGCAACCAGATGATAATTCGCACCAGAGTCAACCGTCCAACCAGCAGAATTGCCACCATCAATCCGAGCAGCATTAGCTTGAGGCACAGAACGTGGAGATGGACATTGGCGAGACAAATGGCCATTACCATTGCAATTATAACAAATCACAGTATTTGAAGAAGAGGTACCACGACCTCCATTATTATAATATCCATGTCGACCAGAAGACCCTCCTCTTCCACGACCTCGCCCCCTAGGTCGTCCACCACCAGAGTTTCCACGACCCGCCGCTCCATATTGAGCCGTCGGTGGAACGGAAGATGCAAGACTCAGAGAATCAAAACGCAACTGCTGTTCTTCACTCAAGAGCAGTGCATATAATTCATCAAAACTAGCAGGATGAATTCGGGCTTCAATCGCACGTGTAAATGGTCTATATTCCGTGCCAAGTCCGGCAAGAACATCACAAACTAACACACCATCCTCTACTGGACAACCAAAAGCAGCAAGTTGATCAGCAATAGTGCgagcttttctcatataatCATCAATTGTATCTGTCCCACGCATCAATTGACGTAATTGTTTACGTAACTGTTGAATCTGTGTCTGGGCTCCTTTTGAGTAAATACCCGAGAGTTTATCCCAAGCCTCCTTAGCAGTTTGACAACGAGCAATCTGAGTAAAAATCGACTCAGAGACAGACCCATTGATCCAGCTACGAACAATTTGATCATCGCAGAACCAATTAGAAAAGGCAGGATTCAGAACACCATCAATTTCACGAGGAGGAATAGGAGCAGTCCCATCAACATGAGAAGCTAATCTGTACCCATAAAGAATAGGCATTATCTGTGCCTCCCATAGCAAGTAGTTAGAAGATGTAAGTTTTATGGTAAGAGATGAAGAAACATTTGGGTATTGAGGAGAGGAAACGGGGGCAAGTTGCGATGACGAAGCGGGAGAGGATTTTGCAGAAATAGGTGTTGATTCCAAACTTTGAACAGTACTGGCCATTTGatcgagaaaaagaaaaagttagatCCTATAGGCTTTGATACCATAAAGAGCTTTAGAAGAAAACTgtatttcaattatattaatattctgTAGAGATACaagtatatatatacacatttcTATACAGTTACATGagataagataaaataaatacaaatattcAAAATACTTAATTTGTATCTTGCGTATCCTTATCAGTCTAGCCTTTTGATTTTAGACAAAAGAATAATTCTTTCGTGATTATAGTCAatccttaaaattaaatttgattagaGTCACATATAATGTCTATTGGAACTTTTAATTCCTTCAATAAATTTCTCAACCCATATCATCCTTCAGCTGCATTGTGACTGGAAAGCCAAATGGATTCATAGATTGCGGATCGTGTGAAAGCTTCTTATGACTTTGCTCAATAATCACAGtagaagtaaaaataaatttgggcaaaatcataaaatttaaaaattttcttactTACTATAATTTGATACATAAtgctctaatttttatttaattaattcaagCACCAACATCAAAATTATCACATAATAATTATATCTAAGAAAATTAATTAGTCAATATAGAGAAAATTAAAGATTAACTAtcctaaaaaaattaagattctACCTCTTATAgcgaatatttaatttttgcttgATAGAATTTAAGCTTCCAAATGTCAACTTTTTAATTTGTTCACACAAATTGATTCCAGCATAATCCACCATCCACGACCAAAATTTTTCTTCTCCAAATTTCCTTAAATGCTAAAAACAGGAGATTGACCTCACAAACTAGGTGGGATGACAAATTTCTTTAAATGCCAAAAACAGGAGATTGACCTCACAGACTAGGTGGGATGAGTAGGAGAATTAACCTATAACTCTCGTAACAATggagataaatatttttattttaataaagaataaagaaaaggaagaagatgagTAAGAGAGGAGCTCTCCATTTGATGGAGGGAGAAGAATGAGGTTTCACCCTCCGTCCTCTCAACTTTCTCCTTTATAGAGAGTTGGGATGGATGGGGTAGTAGTTAGAGATTTAATTCCCAAACTCCTAAATTCTCACTAAATAATTCCGGTACCATAtgtgatattattttaattaaatctctattaatttaataatcacttaatcataattaatttaattaatcaatgaatatcataattataattaattaaagtaatttatattaatcTAATTCATTAATTACTATTGATGAATTATTGGGCTTGACTAATATTGAGTCTTAGACCCAATATAAGATTTAACTATTAGATGACTCAAGTCCATATGAAATGAGAATTTgacttatatattaattttacagTCTTAAGAATAATTTTTACATGTATTATACAtatgtttattattaaatttaaattaattaaattaatcatattaattattttcttattaatcaATCATATTAATTGAATACGAGCTAAACCAACATTTTATCCTAAGTCCATTAAGAGAGTAagacttaatcttttaattcaattaaattatatttgaagCCCATACCATATTAAATCAAGTCCACATCAAATATAgcccaataaaatatttttatcttcttTCAAGTCCATGTTCTACATGGATAAAATTGATGcaagaatttatttttcttatttaaaattcatgtcTTGCATTGTTAGAATTCATCACATGAATTTATCTTCTTCTTTAAAATTCATGTCGTATGTAGATAGAATTTATTTCATGAATTTGTTATCtccattaaattaatttttactcaTTTTCAAATCACTCTAAGAACTTACAATTTATGTTACTAATTAAATTcactaattaatataattaatcgaacacatttaattaattaatattctcAAGATTAGTTCTTATGTGTTTGACTTCCAGATTTATAATCAATTGGTAATgaaaatgaaaacaaccttTCAATATATCTTGAATGACATTCCATGCATTCTTGATCCCCATAAATCATAGTTAATATCTAGTATAATGTAtcatgactacccaattaataatGAATATATTATTTCATTGAATCCAAACCATGATCATAAATTACCATGTACTGGAATACTTTCGTTATTAGAATTCCAATCCAAGGTAAGGCCATATTAAATATCAAATCCAAATACTATGGATCATATGATCTTACTTAATTCTAATTCTTGATTAGGAAGACTTACATTAGAAACTCTTTCTAATTAAGTCATATTGCCTCGGCCATGaacttattataaaaaataattaactcgGTCATAAGACTCCACTCATTTATTGGGATAACAAATCTTATCTTGACTGATCCCTTACCTCCATGTATAACTAACTTGAGCCAACACTCGTTGTATGCTCATACATTGTATAAGTATATAAGCGAtatcaaactcaaaccatcTGCATATGAGATAAGTGTAGTCTCAAGTCTATAGACCATATACACTATTATGATCTAGATGAATAAATATTGGCAAGAGTAAACCCCATGTGTTATTCATTTAAAGCCACTAGTTCGGTCCACTCATCACCATGAGCCTCTACATATCTGCCTAGACATCAAATGAGACTCACCACTCAAGTATCATTGATATCACTACATTGATCAATAGAGGCAAATAGAAGTGACGTGCTACTCTAGATGACTAATTCCCAATGAGACATTTTAcgattatgaatattttatagtattttatataaatacgtTCCATCATCGTATTCTCAATTCCTTGAGAATGGAACGACTAtcaaaagttaataaataatagattatattttattatttaaataatatttaattaattaaattatctattatttatgtttaaatatgtaagattttatcaaattaataacTCTAGAGCACATATTTCCAACATTATATGCCATATTGTAGTTGGCCATTGCACATCATAGGTAGCGGGTAGTGGCTTGTCTTATATCGCACGCTTTTTGTGATGTTTGGTAGGGCTAAATTGTACTTCtgaggggtgagcattcggtcggttcggttcaaaactgaaccgaaccgaataaactgaaaatcaaaattttagtatttatgaaaatcgaatcgaatcgattttaatcagaaatcaaatcaaaccaaatcggTCTGAATcggttcaattcggttcggtttgatcggtttcgatttttaataattttttaattttttacactttatttttaatattttaaaatttaattaaaatattttaatcttaatatgatttaatttctctatattattgaaaaaatatattattattattaatcggttcggttcagttttttcaatttttttctgatcaaaaccgaaccaaatcaaaataattgaaatttctgaaattaaaaatcgaaccgaaccgaaatgtataaaaaaccgaattaaatttttaaatcggtttggtcgattttttcggtttgaaccgaatactgctcacccctatgaCTATCAAGTTTAAGGATTGAGTTtgcaaatttagaaatttttttggATGGTTCTATAATTGTTGGAATTGAACTTTAAAGTGTTTAGGGTACCCTAAAAGTTGataatatgaaattaaaaattataaaaaaaaaaattcatgtaGATATAACATGAGGCTTTAGtaaaaattaattctaaatattaaCTATAAtcgtgtaaaaaaattaaaagtttgagctttttcatcaaaaattaaaaagtaagtttataataataaaaaagtgtaaaatttaattttattatttgatatatctcgatgtgaaattaaaaattactaaatattataaaatttcacgTAGACTTTAACATGTAATTTTGGTCACAATTAATTTtggtcaaaattaattttagatattaacTAAAATCGtgacaaaatttaaataattaattttattatttaaaattaaaatatgaaactataatcataaaaaataaaaaaaaattgactttTTCGCCTAAAAGATTAGGTAAAAGATTATTTCAGTTTTTCAAAAGAGAGTTATTTCcttaactttaaaaattttattaaaccagtacatataaatttattaatattatctattttataatattacaactaaataaaaaaatttcttagaaataatttttataaaaatatttattttaagacttttttaagaaaataatatataaaaaatattttatggagaaaatattttttatgtaaaaaatatattttaatcttttattatttaaaaagtaaaagatattaatcaattaatatataacactattaataagatttttatatttcaaaaaataatttactcttttgaataaaaatttcattttcttaaaaaataacttaattttctttttaattaatgaaaaaattttcttttagcaATTTTTATAAGTGccccaaaatttaaaaaaataaaaatattttccataaggcttaaatataagttattttatgtcttttatttatttttggtaaACTAGCAGTTGCCTGTCCTCCCAAAAGCAGCAAACCCATCCTCCTCCTTTTCAATTGCTGTCCGGACCAACCACAGCAATATTTCCAACTGCCCACTGCAGGCCTACCAAATTTAGTGGATCTATTCAACAACTGTGATTAGAGCCCAAAAACAATAGGCCTCAAGCTCAACTCGTCAGTGTCTGTTGCCCAATATTCGCCTGTATAAAAACATATCATCTTTTCCCTCCAAAAGGGGCTCAAAGGGAAAATGATGGGGCTGTTTCAGCTGCGGTTGCAGCAACTTCCGATGGTGAAACCTTGTTATTCTTGCACTTGCATGCCCATGGCTTCTTATAGCCCTTTCTCAAGCTCTCTTACCATTTCTCCTCGTCTCTCCGCTTATCCGAAATTGATCATCGCCCCCGCGAGTTCTACTTGTTTACTTCCTCCTCTCACTGTTGTCCGGTCTCGCTTCGTGTGTAAGATGAATGGCTCAGGTGGATTCTTGCTCTCCTCTTATAAGCTTATTTCTTTATATCAAACTGGTTACTGCTTTTGGGTCTTTTTTCACTCTTAAGTTGAGGGAGCGAAATGCTTTCTTCTCTTTTGGGAATTTTTTCAAACACCTGGAGTGGGAGTGAATTTTGATAATGTGTTATTCCTTTCATTATGCACTTGAAGCTTTGTCAATTAAATTATGTGTCTAGAGACAGGTGATGTTTAAGCAGCTgtgttttattttctctactAGATATGATTCGGCAGCTTGAACTTGACAAGCCAGAAGAGAGAAGGAAACCAGAGAAACGTGCAAATGGTGTCTTCTGGATTATACTTCTCAATCTTGGATTATATGTTGCAGATCACTTTTTTCAGGTGCTTAACCAATGTTTGCTTTCATGCTACTGAGTATTTTAGCGACTGAATTGATGATTTGTTTTTAACACCTTATCCATCTTataaggaaattgagtttgCAATTAGACAATCCCAGAATATATCAAGCCCGCATGAATTAGGTAGTAGTTCCTTTTCATGTGTTTGGTATCATGTCTGCATTTTGATATGTTGATTTGAGAAAAATGTAGAGGCTAGGTAGGGGTGTAAACTACCCCGGTGGAGCGGAGTTTTGAAGAGTCCAAGTTTAGTTCTTCAAAATTTTTTGAGCTCAAATTTGCTTATTTCAAGTTTGAGCTGAATATTAATAAGCTTTATTTACAACTATAATaagttttagtttaaattaataaatttaaaactaattctTTGTTTGGTTTAAGGGAAATGGagagaagagaaaggaaaagaaaagaaatttcttAGATATCTCTTGTTTGGACATAAATTGAGGGGGAGAAATGAAGAGAAATGAGAGGAAAAGATGGGAAAATGTATTTCTGAATTTATTACAAATGCCGCAAAATATTTTCTTCCAAATTGGTGGGAAATAGGTATAAAATACCTAAATTCCCTTCTTTTTTTAAGGGAGAAATTTGATTTCCCCTCTAACTTAATCATTTATCCAAACAAtacaaagtaaataaaattttctttcttttcttttttcttcattttctctcttTAGTTTATCTCCAATTCTCTTGCATAGTTAATTATGCAAACATAGggtaattattttagttaaataagtatatatacAAGTCAGCTTGTGAACCTGTAAAAACGAGCTCTTAAATCTTAACGAGCTGAATGTCAACAAGTTTTAGGAGTGCAATTGAATTGAATGGAATGGAGCGAAGGCTCGGGTTTGACTCATGAAAATATATGCAGGCTCATGTTTATGAGTCTACTCAATGAGAGTTCGTGAGTCTGATCATGAATTTTGAAGCAAGCTGAACTCATGAGTCTTAACAAGCGGAATACTATGAAATTTTATCTTAGCTCGCTTACTAAACAAGCTTAGAAATTAAACTTGAATTTGGTTCGTTTAGAAGACGAATCGAGCCCAATTGAGCTTTTATTGAATGGAGTCTCAAATAATTCACGGATAATTTGATTCATTTATACTCCTAAAACTTGGAAGTTGTTTTAAGattgattatttattattagtaaTATTTGGGAGAATTACTATTAGATACCTGAAGATCAGTGAAATTCACTAATTCATCCTTATTTTAGaattactcaattaaaatacctctatattttttaaaagcagACTATTTAGCCTTTCTAGAAAAAAAACATTAGCaaccttaaatatttatattgttcaGTGTctgtaattttaataaaaagtattatttagtcactattattttaaatatccaTACTATTTAGTCCATTTGAAAGCCTAAAACAAGTTAACTAATAGTTTATTTAATAGAAGGACTAAATAGTtccatttataaaatatacggatattttaattgagtgattttgaaatagggACAAACTAATGAAATTCCTAAAAGCTCAAGGACTTAGATAGTAATTCTCCCTTATTTTTTTCCATCCATATGTGAACTACTGCTTGCGTCAGGGTCTCCACAAGCTTAAGCTAATAATAGtttttttgttttcaatttttGCAAAGGTTCGTGGCATCAGAACCCTGTACTTGTATCACAATTTGCCTGCTTGGTACCAGTTTGTCACAGCAACATTCTGCCATGCTAGCTGGTGAGGTCTTCTTGTTGACTAAGGTTATTTAGATGTCAACTTCAAATGAAACTATATGTAAACATGATACCAGATCACGTGGAAAAGGCTATTGTTTATGAATGTTGTTGCCCATCTTTTTCCTAATCTTGGCTTGTTTTTGCTTCAGGGAACATCTTTCAAGCAACCTTTTTTTCTTGTACATTTTTGGTGAGGATCATTATTCTTTTTTGTCAGGATGTGTCTATTGCTGTCTGAATCACGTAAATGAAATTAATTGCATCCTTATTCACCAACAGGGAAGCTTGTTGAAGAAGAGGAGGGAAATTTTGCATTGTGGCTTTCTTATATTCTCACAGGTGTAGGAGCAAATCTCGTTTCATGGTTAGTTTTACCAAGAAATGCAGTTTCTGTTGGAGCTTCTGGTGCTGTCTTTGGATTATTTGCAATTAGTGTCCTTGTAAAGGTATCTAATGTTCGGAAAGCACAAATGCTTATATGAAAAACTAACATGCATGAACATTTTAACCTCGTTTTTCTTTATTGTAGATAACATGGGACTGGAGAAAGATCCTTGAAGTGCTTATATTGGGCCAGTTTGTTATAGAAAAGGTGAGCACTTCCAATACCTTTACGAATTAGAATTTCCATAggaatttcaaattaaaaaagaaaaaaaaattaagttccaTTGACTTGTAAAGGGGTATGTTGAGAATTGTTCTGACAAAATCTGGAAGTGAGGGAAGTAACATCATGTTATCCTATCAGGGATTTACTGTAAATGCTGATAGTGTGGAGAGAAGTAGCTGTAAGAGTATTCTGGAAGCTGTTGGCTGATATAGAACTAAACTATTCTGTTTAGTTAGATATTCTGGTGTGTAAACTGCAGTTTGTTGACTTCATTAGACTTAGTCCATATGTATTTCACACTATAAATACTTGATCCTGAAAATCTTCTCAATAATAAATTGTAATCATACTTTCCGCTTTCTCTCAAATCTGAACATTATGTCAGATTGGGTTTACATCTAGGAGACACTAATGAGTTTCTCTAAGATTGGGTTTTGCCTTTGAGGAGCTTGGAAGAAGCTTTGACAAATTAGATCTAGCAAATGAATTGAGAAGCGGAAATAGGTTAAGGAAATGAAGGAAATTTTTAGGAGTTCAAGTCACTGGACATCCATTAAGGTTACAAGGCTCAGATAATCCGGGTATAATTTTGGTTTCTGCTCCTTTTAATGGAAGTAATTTTTGCTCCTGGATTTGAGCTATGAAGATAGCCTTAGGAGCTAATCAGAAGTTATGGTTTCTAGATGGTTTAGTCTCTTTCCAGCTGAGGGAAAGAACTGGTATGCATTCTCAGATAGCTCCTTTAAGAAGGCAAGGTGTTGAACTTTTCAACACAGGTTTATGTTCCTGAAACTGACTTCAAAAGTATGCAATCTTATGTTTTTTATCCAACCAGGATGGTACTTGTACTTGGAAGgtctaaaaaagaaaatcactTTTCCTTGCGTACTCATTTTGGGTGTTACAGGTAATGGAAGCAGCCCAAGCTTCAGCTGCATTGTCAGGCACTTTTCGTGGAGGATTTCCTATGCAGAGTGTTAATCATATTGCACATCTATCTGGTGCCCTTATTGGTGCGGTTCTGGTATGGCTTGTCAGCAGAATTCCTTCTTCTCCAGACCATGAAACATCAAAATTGCATGGAAAATAGGCAAAACACAATAAGCAATAAGAAACTCTCGATTTGTTGTCTCATAAATGtggataaatagaaaaaatgaaaaaaaaaaaaaaaaaaatccttttcgATGATGGTTTATATCTGTTGGAGATGTATGGACTGTGGACATTTTGGTAGTGATCATTTTTATATGTACATGTGAATGTAAAAGTTGTGAGAAAGGTTATAAACCATTTAGTTGTGCAGCATcagttctttttcttcttctgtatatacatatatatatatatatatatatatttcttcagCAGTTCTCTCATGAATAGTAAATGATGCTTAGGAGTATAAATGAATCGTTTTTTTAAGAGTTTATACTcggttcatttaatttttttttcaagcttaaatttgattttttctttttatttttttcaatttgagtgattattaatgataaaaattttagtttatttagaAAATGATCCGAACTAAATATCAAACAACTGAAAAATAGCTCtaacttatttagaactttagtaaattttaagtttaagaTAATAAGTGTGGAGTGAGCATTAGTAGCTCTATTTATCTACAACCTAGTGAATTTAGATTtaagattaaatatttttagtcaAATGAACTTGTTAAAATGAGTTCATAgtcttaatttaattaactgaaTATAAATAACTTTGAGTTTGACATGTTTATTAGCtacttctaaaatttaaatttgaattacttcatttaaaaaataaatcgaatTAGATTAAACTTTTGTTAATCAAGTTTCAAATAATTCattaacttaatttatttatgacTATAATAATAGTAGACACAAGGTAAATACAATGAGAGaaggaattaatttttttatttttgttttcaaatAGCTCATTAGCTTAATTTATTCACAATTATAATGATATTAGATGACACCTAAACACAAGGGAAGTATAATGAGAGAAGAAATTAAGTTTCAAGAAAATGTGAGCAGcaaat
The genomic region above belongs to Manihot esculenta cultivar AM560-2 chromosome 3, M.esculenta_v8, whole genome shotgun sequence and contains:
- the LOC110610770 gene encoding rhomboid-like protein 11, chloroplastic; translation: MMGLFQLRLQQLPMVKPCYSCTCMPMASYSPFSSSLTISPRLSAYPKLIIAPASSTCLLPPLTVVRSRFVCKMNGSDMIRQLELDKPEERRKPEKRANGVFWIILLNLGLYVADHFFQVRGIRTLYLYHNLPAWYQFVTATFCHASWEHLSSNLFFLYIFGKLVEEEEGNFALWLSYILTGVGANLVSWLVLPRNAVSVGASGAVFGLFAISVLVKITWDWRKILEVLILGQFVIEKVMEAAQASAALSGTFRGGFPMQSVNHIAHLSGALIGAVLVWLVSRIPSSPDHETSKLHGK